One Bythopirellula goksoeyrii genomic window, GGGCAGTGTTCTCTCCGCGGCCTACGAGGAAGAAGACCCGATCGACCGCTTTGATTTCGGTCCCCTTGTACCAGACGCTCTCGATTCCCCCGTTGGGCGAAAACATGACGCCGGCCGTATTGGGCACGGTAGGAGTCGGTGAGCCAGGCTCATCAATAAAGAAGAGGGGCAAACCGCCGCTTTCGATTCCGGAGCCGTTGAAGTCGATCGCCATGCCGGCAGGCAACTGGAACGAAGGTTGGGCGCTTACGCCGAGGGCATTATCGCTTGCTGGCTGTCGTTCGATGATGTATCGCTCGCCAGTGCTCGGGTTTGCCAGCGGAGGAACTTTTCCCTGGCCTTGGGACGCCTCATCCAGCCAGACACAGATAAGTCGATTCTCGTAGCCATTTGGGTTCTGTCTGGGGTCGAGAAAATTCGCACCAGAAGCTGAAGTCTCTTGCGCATTGCGTTTGTCATCCACTATTTTAAACTGTTTTCCCGCGACTTTGATGACATCTCCAACCCGGATCATCCCCGGGGGAAGCGGTTCATCGGCTGCTGTTGTCGCGTACTTGGGTGTTACGACGTACAGTCGGGCACCATACAATGCTCGAAAATCCTCCCCGTCGTTCCCATTGATGATTTCATCTGTTGGCCCATACCTAGTTTGGGAACTTGAGAGACTGTTGTTCGAGAGATAATCCGTGATCTCTTGAACTCCGACACGAGAGTCCGGGCTACCGCCGGAGTATTCGGGCGGGACAGCCAACTGGTAGGCCTCGATTGCCGCGCCGCTGCCGATGCTTGATTCGCGAAAGCCGACACCGACCGGCCGACCCGTGCGGGCCGCTTCGGCTTGGGCCATCATCAGAAAGGTCTTGAGGCCCCGCGACGCCTCGCGGATTTTGCGGGCATCATTATTGGGCGAAACCAACGGCAACACGCCGGCGACCAACGTGGTCAGAATCACCACAACGACCATGAGCTCGATGAGGGTCATTCCAATGCGGAGTTTGGAATTCGGAGTGCGGAATGAGCAGGACAACCCTAGCCGCGACGCAACGCGTCGCAGGGAGGAGTCGCTAGGCGCTAGGCGCTGGGCGCTAGTCAATCGTTTTCTGGTTTGTTTGTTCATTTCTGTACTCAGTTCTCTTCTTCTGTCCCTGCCCCTACTGTATTCCTGCGACGCGTAGCGTCGCGGCTATTCTCGTAGCTTCTTCTCCTCTGACCAGCGCCTAGTAGCTGGCGCCTCGCGCCTACCTATTATCAATCACATGGTTGTGGATGTTGTCGATGGAATTATCGTCGCCGTCTGGATCATCGGGGTTGTCTCCTGTAGACCCAAATTGATATGCGTTATATGTCGTGTCCCATGTGTAAGGGTCCAGATAATAAGGATCAGCTGTCGACGGATCTGTGATATTGTCAGTTCGAGTACTTACATCTCCGATTCCATCTGGGCCCGATGAAAAAATGAGAGGCACGAGCCTAAAGGCAGGATTGTTGTCCCGCAACCGAGAAACAAACCCCTGTAATTGCGATGGATAAGACGAAACAGGAGGTTGTTTGGGATTCGTAGGTTCATCCACTGAATCTCTGTGAAATGGATCAAACGGATCGTGATCGGAATCGGTGTCACCCGTCATGAGGGATGATTTGAGTGCGAAGCCTGCAGGCCAGCGGACCCAACGTATCGGATTGCCCCAGCCATCCAAAAACTCTGGAGCACCGTCTTCATCTGTATCACCAATATCCTGTGGGCTGAAAAGCGTGCGGGCTTCACCATCTCCAGTTAAAAGCATGATTGTCAAATACAAGCATTCGGCACTGCCATTTTGATTGACTTTGCCCATGTCGTTATTAGTCGTGGCTAGCGCTTTCTCAAATCTGCGATAATACATTCTTGCTACTGCCGGTACATTTCTCAGTACCACTGTGGAGCGATCTCGACTACCTTGTGCAGTACTAGTCGGTTTATTAAGTGGATTGGCCAAAAGGTCTACATCACTCCATCGATCAGGCATCTCATATTTCATCAACTCTCGCCGGCCAATAACTAGTAAGTCATTTCGGACTTGGGGATCGGTTCCACTTGGAATATCAATATCCACTTGCCGCGTCATGTAACTCGCATACTGCTCCATGAGCAGGGTGTGGAGTTTCGCAATGGTGGTTTTGGTGCGGGCGGCGCGGGCCGATTCCATCGCAGAGCGCGAAGCACCGAGGAACACTGCGCTGAGCGTGGCGATGATCGCGACGGCGATTAGCAGCTCGATGAGAGTGACGCCGGAGCGGAATGCGGAGTGCGGAGTGCGGAATGGGGAATGGGTATATAGATTCCGCATTCCGAATTCCGCATTCCGAATTCGAATTAATTCCGCACTCCGCATTCTGCAATCCGCATTCAGTTTCATTCTTGTGCGCTCTCCAGTGTGCCAGGGGTGAAGTTGGTGAGCGTATCGGCAACATCGCCGGTGAACGGGCCTTCGGGGAAGAGGATCAGAGGTAGATTGGATTGCGTCATTGCAAACGGAGACATATCCCCCCAAGCATCATCCAAGCCGGCGTGAAGAATTTGAAACTTGTTTTTGTTCACAAAAACGTAATCTTTGGCCACAGGAGTCGCTGTGGAGCTAAAGCCTTCGCGAAGCTTTGTTAGAGCATAAATTTGGTCGGGGCTGGTAGCCAAGCCAGTCATATTTATGCAGTACTCCATCGGATCATGACGCGAAGCATCGAAATACACGTAGGGACGTTCGGAACCTGAAGGGTTATAAGTCCAAAGATTGATTTGTCTCTCAATGCTAGGGTCTTTAGGATCGTTGTAAGTAATAAATCGTCCGTCAAAGACGCCGGCATCGGTACGTGGACCCAAACGAGCGAGGTCGAATTCATAGATGCGATTGCGGCTTTCGAGAATTTCACCATCAACGGATGTAGAGATGAACGATGGTCCTCCCGGTCCCGAGATAGGATATTGCGGATCATCACTGAAACCACCCAACCAGAAATAGATCGCTTCAGCACCATTCAAGCCATTATCCAGTGCTGAAGGGTTACCATTCGAAAGAGTTCCGGTGGCACCCCCCAAACGTTGAATCAAGCCGAGTGGTTCCTGGTGGCGTGGGAAAGCCTTCTTGAACGCTCGCTCAAAGTCTTTGATGGTCATTTGGTAGATCGAATTTCCGAGAAAACTGTTACTACTGTCGTTCATCCCATTCGGCGGATAAATCCCATACTGCTTTCCTACCTTAAAATCCTCCATTGACTGTGCGAGCTGGTTTATTTCCACAGAGATTCGTGCCCGCTTGGCGGCGTTGAGCGCATTGACGGCGCCGGCCGTGATGAGAGCTGCCAGGATGGCGATGATCGTGATTACGACCAAGAGTTCGGTCAATGTGAAGGCGGAATGCGGATTGCGGAATGCGGAATGGGCATTGCGCAAGCCGAATCGCGGGTTCTGATTTCCCTTATATCCCGCAATCCGAATTCCGAATTCCGAACTTCTTTTCCGTCCCATAGCAGTTTCTCCTGATTTAACTGGTTGAATTAGGTGCAAATCGTGTGCGCAAGGCCGCTAGCTGGGCGTTTTTGGCCAAAAGTCGCGATTTCTCGCTTCTGGCAGGCCGAAACGTCTCATTTTGCGAACATTACCCCCCCAGATGGGGTGGTTTTGCCGCCCCGCGACGCTGGACACTTTGCGCTGTCGCGGCAGTGTATTGTAGCGGAATAGAACAGTAGGCGCTAGGCGCTGGTTACTAGGCGCTGGTCAGAAATCGTTCCAACAAACTCTGACTAGCGCCTAGCGCCTAACAACTAGCGTCTATCCAGTTAGTCCGTTGATCAGTTCTACCAGCGGGATGAAGAGGGCGATCACGATGAAACCGACGGCACCGCCGAGGAAGAGGATCAGCAGCGGTTCCATCAGCTTGGTGAGGCCGTCGGTGAGTACGGCGACTTCTTCGTCGTAGGTGTCGGCCACTTTGTAGAGCATCGTATCGAGTTCGCCCGTCTCTTCGCCGACGTCGACCATGTTCACAACAATGTCGTCGACGACTCGCTGGCGGTATTTAAACATGTACATCAACAGTCCGACCGGGCCGCCGATGAAGCAGAACCAGAAGAAGGCGGCGACCGGATGGAAGCTGAGTTGGGAGTATTCCTTCATCGGTTGGGCGATGGCATCACCCTCGCGAATGCGTTCGCTAATGCGAGCATAGAGTTTTTCGAACACCGCGTTGCCGGCGGTCTCGCGGGTGATGTTCAAGGCTTCGAGGATCGGCACGCCGGAGGAGATCAGGGTTCCCAAGGTCCGCGAGGTGCGGGCCATGATGTTCTTTTCGATCAGGTTGCCGAAGATGGGGACCTTGATCGTGAATTGGTCCCAACCCATGCGGCCGGCCTTGAATTTGCGGATGAGTTTGATCGTGAGCCAGATGGCCACCGGCACGCCGGGGATCAGGTACCAGTAGCTCACGCACCAGTTGGAGAATGCGATCAGATAGACCGTCATCATGGGGAGATCGAGATCGAAATCGTCGAAAATCGCTTGGAAACTCGGGACGATCTTGATCATGATGAACGTCAAAATACCGACGGCCACCGACACGACGACGATCGGATAGATCATCGCCCCTTTGACTTTGCGCTTGAGAGATTCACTTCGTTCTTTGAAGTCGGCCAGACGTTGGAGGATGACTTCCAGGGCACCACCCGCCTCACCAGCTTTGATCATGTTCACATAGAGTCGGTCAAACGCCTTGGGCGCCTTGGACATCGCTTCGGAGAGCGTGTCGCCCCCTTCGATCGCTTCGCAAGTGTCTTCGAGTGAGTATTTGAGTCGCCCCGGCTTGGCCTGATCACCGAGGATGCGCAGGGAGCGCAAAATCGGCAGGCCGGCGTCTTGGAGAATAGACAGTTGGCGCGTGAACGCGGTGAGATCTTTGGATTTGACGCCGCCGAAGACGAATCCCCGCTTCTTTTTACCGGGGCCCCCTTCGGATTTCTTGCGCGCCTTTTTGACGGAGATCTTCGTGACGAAGTAGCCCATCTGCCGAATGGTGGCTTGGGCATCTTCCTCGGTCGCCGCTTCGATCACATCTTTGATCTCAGCGCCGGTCGAATCCATCGCTTCAAATTGAAAAGTAGGCATAGGAATTAAGTTATGAGTCTTGAGTCGCGAGTCGCGAGTTTTGCGTGATTAGATTCCGCATTCCGCACTCCGAATTCCGCATTTCTCTCTCATCCTTCAATAATTGTTTCTCTTACCACTTCCTCGGGGGTTGTGACTCCTTCGTAGGCAACTTTCATACCGGCATCTCGCAAGGTGAACATGCCGGCTTTCTGGGCAGCTTTGCGGAGATCGTCGGTGGAGGCGTTCTGCATGATCATCTCTCGCAGTTCGTTATTCATGATCATGAGTTCGAAAAGCCCGACGCGTCCCTTGTACCCTGTATTATTGCAGTTTTCGCAGCCAGAACCACGATAAAATTTCTTACCCTTCAAATCCTCGGGGGAAAGCTGCAAATCGTCGAGAATCTCTTGGGAAGGTGAGTATTCTTCGCGGCACTTGGCGCAGACCCGCCGTACCAGCCGTTGGGCCAGAATCGCCTCGACCGTGGCCGTAATCAGGAACGTGGGGACCCCCATGTCTTTCATACGCGTGATCGTGCTGGGGGCATCGTTGGTATGCAGTGTGCTAAACACCATGTGGCCTGTAAGAGACGCTTGGACAGCGATCTCGGCGGTCTCCAGATCGCGGATCTCGCCGACGAGAATTTTGTCCGGGTCCTGCCGCAGGATCGCCCGCAGACATTGGGCAAAGGTGTTGCCAATCGAGGCATCGATCGGCACCTGGATGATGCCTTCCATGTCGTACTCGACCGGGTCTTCGGTGGTGATTAGTTTGTCTTCGATCGTGTTCAGCTCGTTGAGTGCCGAGTAGAGGGTTGTCGTTTTGCCCGAGCCGGTGGGACCCGTCACCAACACGATGCCGTTCGGCTTGGAAATCACATCGCGGAAGATCGCGAGCAAATCATCATTCATGCCGACTTTTTGCAGATCGAGCGATACGACCGAGCGATCGAGTACCCGCATAACCACGCTTTCGCCAAACATGGTGGGGAGCACGCTCACACGCAGGTCGACCGGATGGCCACCGACGGTCAGCTCGATGCGTCCATCCTGTGGCATGCGGCGTTCCGCGATATCGAGATTGGCCATCACCTTGATGCGGGTAGTGATCGCAAAGGCCAAGTGACGTGGCGGGGGAACCATTTCGTAGAGCACGCCGTCCGCCTTGATGCGGATACGGAATTCGTCTTCAAACGGCTCGAAGTGCAAGTCGCTCGCGTGGTCTTTAATCGCCAGCAGCAGCACCATGTTCAAAAGCTTGCGGACCGGGGCACTGTCGGCCATGGCTTCGACGCTGGCCAGGTCGACCGAGTTGCCCTCGGCGGCAGCCACCGCAGCGGCGAGGTCTTTGTCGTCTTCCAGATCGTGAACGATGCTCTCGACGCTCTCGGTGTTCTCGCCATAGTAGCGGTCGAGCGCGGCCAGGATGCCGGGCTCGGTGGCGACGGCCACTTTGATGTTGTAGCCGAGGAAAGTGCGGAGTTCGTCCTGGACACTTAAGTTCTGCGGATCGCACATCGCGATCGTGAGCGTATCGTTCTCAAATTCGATTGGCACGATGCGATACATCTGTGCCATCGGCTCGGTGACTTTTTCCAGAGTCTCAGGGGCAATCGTCAGGTCACCCACTGCAACGGTGCGGAGCGACATCTGCTCGCCGAGGGCCTGAACGAGTTGCTCATCGTTCACCAAGCCCATGTCCATAGCGACCTGACCCAAGAGCTGGCCGGGGCGCTGCTCTTGCTCTTCGACCAGCGTTTCGAGCTGCTCGTCGGATATATATCCGAGGTCAACCAGGATTTGTCCAATGCGACGTAGGGCCATTTTGAAGCTGTTAGCGGTTAGGTGTTAGCGGTTAGGTGTTAGCGGTTAGTGGCGAGCCGGATGCGTTAGCTTCCGGGATTGTCAGTGGTCAGTGGTCAGTTGTTTATCGCGGAGAATCTTCGATCCGTGCATAGCCGCGACTCAACGAGTCGCAGGGGTCTTCATTCATTACTCGTCGTTCATCCCGCTTCCTCACCCATCTTCACCGGGTTCGGGTTCGTCGAAGACGCCTCGTTCGGCGCCTGCAATTCTGCGGGCGAGTTCCTCGGGCATGTTGGCTTTGGCGATGACGTCTTCCTTGGTCGCGAGCTCGTTTTTCCAGTGTTCGAACAAGTGGTCGTCGAGCAATTTCATGCCATGCTTCGAACCCGTCTGAATCGACGAAGTAATGCGGAAGATCTTGTTTTCACGAATCAAGTTGGCGATACCCGGCGTGACGACCAAGGTCTCAAACGCAGCGACACGCCCCCCGCCGATGCGTGGAATCAGTTGCTGGGCGAGAATACCAATGATCGAACTGGCCAACTGGGTACGAATCTGATCTTGTTGGTTGGTGGGGAAGACGTCGATGATACGATTGATCGTGCCGGCGGCGCTACTAGTATGCAACGTGCCAAACACTACGTGTCCCGTTTCCGCCGCGGTGATAGCCGCTTCGATCGTCTCGAGGTCACGCATTTCACCGACGAGAATCACGTCGGGGTCTTGTCGCAAGGCACGGCGAATTGCCTCAGCGAAGGAAGTCACGTCGACTCCCACTTCGCGCTGGTTGATCGTCGATTTGCGATGATCGTGGTAAAACTCGATGGGGTCTTCGATTGTGATGATGTGATGATCGATCGTGGAATTGATGTAGTCGATCATCGCCGCGAGGGAGGTCGATTTTCCTGAACCCGTGGGACCGGTCACAAGAATCAGACCGCGGGGACGCATGATCAGATCTTTGAAAATCGTGGGGATCTTGAGATCCTCCATGCTCATCAAATGCACGGGAATCTGCCGCAGCACCATCGCCACATTGCCACGCTGGCGAAACACTGACACACGGAAACGTGCCTGGTCGCCGAACGCGAAGCCAAAGTCGGTACTGCCGGTCTCCTGGAATTCCTGCTGGCAGCGGTCCGGCGTGATGCTTTTCATCAGGCCCATCGTGTCGGCCGGTTCGAGCACTTTGGTCTTGAGTTTTTGCATGTGGCCATGCAAACGGAGCACAGGTGGTTGGCCCACCGTGATATGCAAATCGCTTGCTCCCTGCTTGACTTGGGCAGAGAGCAGTTTGTCGATTAAGATTGTGCCCATAACTCTGGTTCCGTGTGCCGCGTTGCGAGACGGCTAACTTTTATTCTAATTGCGAGTTAGTTTTCTGTGCGTTTCGAGACGCGGAAAACTTCCTCTAAAGTGGTGATTCCTTGGAGGGCTTTGCGGATTCCATCGTCGTAGAGTGTGGTCATGCCGGATTTAATGGCTGCCTTGCGAATCTCAGGGGTCGAGGCCCCCGCGAAGGCGAGCTCCCGCACTTTTGAGTTCATCATCATCAACTCGAAGATACCAAGTCGCCCACGGTAGCCACTCTTTCCACAATGCGAGCAGCCTTGCCCCTTCATGAACGTGGCGGTGGCGGCCTGCTCGGGAGTGATGCCGGCGGCTTCGAGTTGGCCGTCGGTGGGGGTGTGAGGATGTTTGCACTTCGTGCAGACCACGCGAACGAGTCGTTGGGCCAGGATGCCAATAATACTTCCAGCTACCAGGTAAGCCGGCACCCCCATGTCGACCATACGCGTGATCGCACCGGGTGCGTCGTTGGTGTGCAACGTGCTAAATACCAAGTGACCGGTGAGTGAAGCTTGGATACCCATGGAAGCCGTCTCGTGATCGCGCATCTCGCCAACCAGGATGACGTTAGGAGCTTGACGCAGCATCGCGCGAATAATCAAGGCAAAGTCCAACCCGATGTTGTGACGCACTTCCACCTGATTGATGCCAGGCAAGTAGTATTCAACGGGATCCTCGGCGGTAATGATTTTGCGATCGGGCCGATTGAGCTCGTTGAGTGCCGCATAGAGGGTTGTTGTTTTTCCGGAACCGGTCGGTCCCGTGACGAGAAAGATCCCGTTGGGCCGGCGAATCAAACTGCGGAACTTGCGGAAGTCTGCCTCGGCGAGGCCCAATTGGCGCACGCCGACCTTGATGTTGTCTTTGTCCAGAAGTCGCATCACGCACGATTGACCGTGCGAGGTGGGGAGCATGCTGACGCGGAGATCGAGTTCTTTGCCACCAGCCGTGATTTTGATGCGACCATCTTGCGTACGGCGCCGCTCGGCAATGTCCATTTTCGCTAGAATCTTGATACGTGAGAGCAAGGCACCCAAAAGTCGCCGAGGGGGGCTATCGCGTTTCACGAGAACTCCGTCGATGCGATAGCGAATTCGCACGACTTCTTCAAAAGGTTCTACGTGAATGTCTGAGGCCCGCAGCTGCACGGCTTCGGTAATCATCAACTGCACAAGCCGCACGATAGGAGCACTGGTTTCGTCAACCACGTCGTCGTCGCCAGCATCATCGTCGCTTTCGGTCTCGGTAAAGTCGATCGCCGTGTCGGTAAATTCCTGCAACATCGAGTCTGCCGACTCGCCATCCATCTGGCCGTAGTTGCGGTTGATCGCTTCGAGGATACTTTCCTTGGTGGCGATGCCGATATCGACTTTGCGATTGAGGATGAACTGGAGCTTGTCGAAGGTTTCAAAATCTTCGGGGTTGCTCACAATCACTTTCAATTTGCCATCGTCTTCCGAAAATGGAATCACGGCATTTTCGCGAGCGACCGACTCGGGTACGAGTTCCACCACGGCGGGAGGAATCGGCACACTGTTGAGATCGTAGTATTCATACTTGTGCATCTTGGCCAGGGCGCGCCAAACCTGTTCGGGGGCGGCATAACCTAACTGCACGATCGCTTCTTGAAGCGTGAGCCGGCGCGAACTTGAGACCGTCTCGGCCTCTTGCAATTGCTCGGGGCCGATGATCCGATTCTTGACGAGATAATCACCAAATTTAGACATCGCAGAAAAGTCTCTGTTCTCTTCGCTTCTGGTCCGCGCGGCATATCGGGAGAACTTGCTGACTCTGCTTCCAATCTCCGCTTGCCTCACTGGCCAGCTGAGAAAAGATCACAATGTCGCAAGACAAGAACGAAACTCCCGAATCGCAAAACGACCCAGCCAGCCTGCTGGCCTGCCATTTTGGACAGAAGTCCGTGCCCCCTGGGGAGTTACGCACATTCCCCACCTCACCGCATAGTCTCTAGGCTAATGGCGGAAAGGCAGAATGTCAATTAAGTGAGGGGCGAGAGCCAGGAGAACTGCAAAGTACGTCGGCATTCGTAGGAAAGTGACCAATGTACAATTTCCAATGACTAATTTCAGCAGGATTCTCGACAGTTTTGGTCATTGGTCCTTGGTAATTGGCCAATTGCAAAGCCATGTGTTTTTTGAATTTGCAGTTCTCCTGAGGCGGGAGATTAGAGATTAGTGACGAGAGTCGAGGGCAGGTGTGGGCTATCTAGCCGTTTTGACAGACTCGTTCGCAGTAGATTCGCTTGGATTCTTCCCTGACTTGATTTTACGTGCGTCTTGTCGCAATCGTGTGGCTGTCGTCCGGAGCGCATCTGCCTGAGAATAGAGATCCAGCGACTCCAACAGATATGCCGATTGCTCCATTCGCCAGGCGGTTTCACGAAGTGCATCGACGGGCGTTGACTGCCGCGCTGTCCAGCTGGGTTGGTGAAGGTGATAGGTCGGCACAGGTGGCGCAGTTGGGGGAGGGGCCCATGGGCGACTTTTCGGAGGTTCGGGAGCCGAGAAATCACTGACGATCGACCCCCCTAGTTCTTCCTGCAAACGCAAGACTTCGCGAGCCACTTCCTCCGCTGCCGGCGAGGACGCCCCGGGTTGATCCGTGACATACGCGGCCGTGGGATCGCCTGCCTCGGACGATTTTTTCAGAGTCGCTGCGTCACCCAATGGACTTAGGGTGAGGATCATACCTAGCGAAAGCAGAACCGAGCTAGTGAAACTATTGGAGTTTGTCATTTGAAATCCTTTCTTTCTCAAGCGAGCCGGGTAGTCCTCGACCCCGGGCTGTTTCAGATCTGGTCACCGATCTCAAGTAGCCCGGGGTCGAGCAGCCCGGGGTCGAGGACGACCCGGCTCGCTGTGGGTTATGAAAAGAGGGCGCTGCTTTTCGAGAGCAGCGCCCCGATTCATCACCGATCCCGTGTGGATCGCTGCTTAGATCAGTTGGGTCGGAAAATGCGTCTCGCATTCGCCATTCAGTCGGGTTTCCTCTTCCCAGTCATAAGCACCACGTATAGGCCTTTCCGCATATTCTGCCAAATCTGGCCGCACACGTACGTATCGATAGCGGTCGCCGTCGACAAGCTCATCCGCGTATTCGCGGTGGAGATAGCGAAGTGGTTCGATGCGATCTGCCTCGAGCCGATCCATATAGCGTCTGCGCGCCCGCGGGAGAGTTCCAGCGGGGCCCGACGCCAGTCGCAGCAGGAAAGTGCGAATAACGGTGAGCGACAAACCTCCGGTGCGTTCTTGGCAAAGCCACTTCGCTTCGCGCCACAGATTCTCATGTCTGGCAAGTTCCAGCAGCTCGTGCCCATCAAACGTGAGGCGGACGCAAGGCACACCGGCCGTGGTGCGATCCACTTCCTTGAGCAAGCCGGCGTCGATGAGTAGGCGGAGATGATACCGAATTCGCTCTTCGGTTTCGTGATTCATATTTGGGCGCAGAATGCTCACAGAGCAGTCGGCCCCCTTTGCTTCGATGTCCAGCAGCAACTGCCGAGCGAGATCCAATTCGCGTCTCATAGATGTGCACCTCCATTTGCACGGGGAAAAAATCGGGTTGGCCGAGCATCGTCTCCCGGCCCTGGGTCGTTTAGGTCGCTCCCGGAAGTGAATGCTCATGGGGAGAAACCGCTTGAAATTTGTCTCAAACTTCCCGATGGGTCAAGATCGGTTGATGATCCCACGAGATCAGACCGAGTGGGGCTTTGGGACATGCTCAAAATCGGCTGATATCCGACATATTGCGACCCTCCCCTGCTAGCATTGATTCCGCTAAGATGGAAGATTACAGGGCCCTCCGACCCGGAAAGAGACGCCGAGGTCAATTGCTAGCCAGGAAGGTAGTTTTCTTATATGACCAAACACATTTTTGTAACCGGCGGTGTCGTCAGTTCCTTGGGAAAAGGGCTCACCAGCGCGTCAGTAGGGATGCTGCTTGAAAGGCGGGGACTGAGCGTGCGAATGCAGAAGCTCGATCCCTATATCAACGTCGATCCCGGCACGATGAGTCCGTATCAGCACGGCGAAGTTTATGTGCTCGACGACGGCAGCGAGACCGATCTCGACTTGGGCCATTATGAGCGATTCACAAGTTCCCCGCTTACACGCGATTCCAACTACACCACCGGTCAGATTTATCAGTCGGTCATCAACAAGGAGCGTCGCGGCGAGTTCCTGGGCAAGACCGTGCAGGTAATCCCGCATATCACCAATGAAATCAAGTCGGTCATTCACAAGGTCGGCAAAGACAGCGTCGCCAAGGAAAGGGACGAGCAGGTCGACGTGGTCATCACCGAAATCGGTGGGACCGTGGGTGACATCGAAAGCCTGCCCTTCCTCGAGGCGATCCGTCAGTTCGCCCTTGATGTGGGCAAGGAAAACTGCCTCTACATTCATCTTACCTTGGTTCCCTATTTGAAGGCTGCCCGCGAGCTCAAGACCAAGCCGACCCAGCACTCGGTTGGTCAGTTGCGTGAGATCGGCATCCAGCCAGATATTCTCATCTGCCGCACCGAACAGCCGATCAGCCGCGAAGATCGTGAGAAAATCGCCCTGTTCTGTAACATCTCGCTCGATGCCGTGATTGAGGAACGTGACAAGGATTTTTCGATCTATGAGGTGCCGTTGAGCCTGTTGGATAACAATTTGGACGGGCTGATTTGTGAAAAGCTGGGGCTGCAGACGCCTGAGCCCGATCTGGAGGATTGGCGAAATTTACTCAAGCGACTTCGCAATCCTGATTGCGAAGTGAGCATTGCGGTTGTGGGGAAATATGCCGAGCATCGAGATGCCTACAAGTCAATCTACGAAGCACTTGATCACGCCGGCATGGCCAATGGGGCTCAGATCCGGCTGGCCCGGATTCGTAGCGAGGATGTCGAGGACGAAGGTGCCGAGAAACTTCTCGCAGGTTTTGACGGCCTGCTGGTTCCAGGAGGTTTTGGCGAACGAGGCATCGAAGGCAAAGTCGCTGCAATTCGTTACGCCCGGGAGAAGAACATTCCGTTTTTTGGGATCTGTCTGGGAATGCAATGTGCCGTGGTGGAAATCGCTCGCAATGTTTGCGGCCTGGAAGGTGCCCACTCGACTGAGTTCGATAAGGAAACACGTCACCCAGTGATTTGCTTGCTGGACGACCAGCGTACGATCACCGACATGGGAGGCACCATGCGGCTCGGTACTCAGCCCACGAAACTCGCCGCTGGGAGTCATTCCGCCAAGAGCTATGCAACAGAGCAAGTTTCGGAGCGGCATCGCCATCGCTACGAAGTCAACAACGAGTATCGTGAGCAACTGATAGAGCATGG contains:
- a CDS encoding type II secretion system protein, with the translated sequence MRNLYTHSPFRTPHSAFRSGVTLIELLIAVAIIATLSAVFLGASRSAMESARAARTKTTIAKLHTLLMEQYASYMTRQVDIDIPSGTDPQVRNDLLVIGRRELMKYEMPDRWSDVDLLANPLNKPTSTAQGSRDRSTVVLRNVPAVARMYYRRFEKALATTNNDMGKVNQNGSAECLYLTIMLLTGDGEARTLFSPQDIGDTDEDGAPEFLDGWGNPIRWVRWPAGFALKSSLMTGDTDSDHDPFDPFHRDSVDEPTNPKQPPVSSYPSQLQGFVSRLRDNNPAFRLVPLIFSSGPDGIGDVSTRTDNITDPSTADPYYLDPYTWDTTYNAYQFGSTGDNPDDPDGDDNSIDNIHNHVIDNR
- a CDS encoding pilus assembly FimT family protein produces the protein MNKQTRKRLTSAQRLAPSDSSLRRVASRLGLSCSFRTPNSKLRIGMTLIELMVVVVILTTLVAGVLPLVSPNNDARKIREASRGLKTFLMMAQAEAARTGRPVGVGFRESSIGSGAAIEAYQLAVPPEYSGGSPDSRVGVQEITDYLSNNSLSSSQTRYGPTDEIINGNDGEDFRALYGARLYVVTPKYATTAADEPLPPGMIRVGDVIKVAGKQFKIVDDKRNAQETSASGANFLDPRQNPNGYENRLICVWLDEASQGQGKVPPLANPSTGERYIIERQPASDNALGVSAQPSFQLPAGMAIDFNGSGIESGGLPLFFIDEPGSPTPTVPNTAGVMFSPNGGIESVWYKGTEIKAVDRVFFLVGRGENTALGKPLNYDETNCPWYVGMQYSDDQLQEKREQINWLNPESRWLMIEPAGNRLKVVENAVFDPRTDEFQGEMRQLASEMKEKRIVADVARIVQIEHAHELAHGLDHDHGGGQ
- a CDS encoding type II secretion system protein; translated protein: MGRKRSSEFGIRIAGYKGNQNPRFGLRNAHSAFRNPHSAFTLTELLVVITIIAILAALITAGAVNALNAAKRARISVEINQLAQSMEDFKVGKQYGIYPPNGMNDSSNSFLGNSIYQMTIKDFERAFKKAFPRHQEPLGLIQRLGGATGTLSNGNPSALDNGLNGAEAIYFWLGGFSDDPQYPISGPGGPSFISTSVDGEILESRNRIYEFDLARLGPRTDAGVFDGRFITYNDPKDPSIERQINLWTYNPSGSERPYVYFDASRHDPMEYCINMTGLATSPDQIYALTKLREGFSSTATPVAKDYVFVNKNKFQILHAGLDDAWGDMSPFAMTQSNLPLILFPEGPFTGDVADTLTNFTPGTLESAQE
- a CDS encoding GspE/PulE family protein: MALRRIGQILVDLGYISDEQLETLVEEQEQRPGQLLGQVAMDMGLVNDEQLVQALGEQMSLRTVAVGDLTIAPETLEKVTEPMAQMYRIVPIEFENDTLTIAMCDPQNLSVQDELRTFLGYNIKVAVATEPGILAALDRYYGENTESVESIVHDLEDDKDLAAAVAAAEGNSVDLASVEAMADSAPVRKLLNMVLLLAIKDHASDLHFEPFEDEFRIRIKADGVLYEMVPPPRHLAFAITTRIKVMANLDIAERRMPQDGRIELTVGGHPVDLRVSVLPTMFGESVVMRVLDRSVVSLDLQKVGMNDDLLAIFRDVISKPNGIVLVTGPTGSGKTTTLYSALNELNTIEDKLITTEDPVEYDMEGIIQVPIDASIGNTFAQCLRAILRQDPDKILVGEIRDLETAEIAVQASLTGHMVFSTLHTNDAPSTITRMKDMGVPTFLITATVEAILAQRLVRRVCAKCREEYSPSQEILDDLQLSPEDLKGKKFYRGSGCENCNNTGYKGRVGLFELMIMNNELREMIMQNASTDDLRKAAQKAGMFTLRDAGMKVAYEGVTTPEEVVRETIIEG
- a CDS encoding type II secretion system F family protein, with protein sequence MPTFQFEAMDSTGAEIKDVIEAATEEDAQATIRQMGYFVTKISVKKARKKSEGGPGKKKRGFVFGGVKSKDLTAFTRQLSILQDAGLPILRSLRILGDQAKPGRLKYSLEDTCEAIEGGDTLSEAMSKAPKAFDRLYVNMIKAGEAGGALEVILQRLADFKERSESLKRKVKGAMIYPIVVVSVAVGILTFIMIKIVPSFQAIFDDFDLDLPMMTVYLIAFSNWCVSYWYLIPGVPVAIWLTIKLIRKFKAGRMGWDQFTIKVPIFGNLIEKNIMARTSRTLGTLISSGVPILEALNITRETAGNAVFEKLYARISERIREGDAIAQPMKEYSQLSFHPVAAFFWFCFIGGPVGLLMYMFKYRQRVVDDIVVNMVDVGEETGELDTMLYKVADTYDEEVAVLTDGLTKLMEPLLILFLGGAVGFIVIALFIPLVELINGLTG